The following proteins come from a genomic window of Sphaerisporangium rubeum:
- a CDS encoding acetyl-CoA C-acetyltransferase: MSGFPQARRSVIVAGARTPIGRLLGSLAGVTAVDLGGIAIKAALERAGVAPDQVQYVIMGQVLQAGAGQIPSRQAAVKAGIPMTVPSLTINKVCLSGLDAIALADQLIRAGEFDVVVAGGMESMTNAPHLLPGLRKGVKYGPADIQDAMAKDGLTDVFDQVSMGESTERHNTRLGLGRAEQDAFSARSHQLAAAAIKDGRFDDEIVPVSLPQRKGDPVLFSTDEGVRGDTTVETLAGLRPAFAKDGTITAGSASQISDGACAVVVMSRDKAEELGLPWLAEIGAHGNVAGPDNSLQSQPANAIAQALGKQGLTVDDLDLVEINEAFAAVVLQSAKELGLPQDKVNVNGGGIALGHPIGASGARIVLTLAHELRRRGGGTGAAGLCGGGGQGDALIITVPVS; encoded by the coding sequence GTGTCCGGTTTTCCCCAAGCCCGGCGTTCCGTCATCGTCGCTGGGGCCCGCACCCCTATCGGCCGTCTCCTCGGCTCGCTGGCCGGGGTCACCGCGGTCGACCTCGGCGGCATCGCGATCAAGGCCGCGCTCGAACGCGCCGGTGTCGCGCCTGATCAGGTGCAGTACGTGATCATGGGTCAGGTCCTGCAGGCCGGCGCGGGGCAGATCCCCTCGCGCCAGGCCGCGGTCAAGGCCGGCATCCCGATGACCGTGCCGTCCCTGACGATCAACAAGGTCTGCCTGTCCGGCCTCGACGCCATCGCCCTGGCCGACCAGCTCATCAGGGCCGGTGAGTTCGACGTCGTGGTGGCCGGCGGCATGGAGTCCATGACCAACGCGCCGCACTTGCTGCCGGGTCTGCGCAAAGGGGTCAAGTACGGCCCGGCCGACATCCAGGACGCCATGGCCAAGGACGGCCTCACCGACGTCTTCGACCAGGTCTCGATGGGGGAGTCCACCGAGCGCCACAACACCCGCCTCGGGCTCGGCCGGGCCGAGCAGGACGCCTTCTCGGCGCGCTCCCACCAGCTCGCCGCCGCCGCGATCAAGGACGGCCGGTTCGACGACGAGATCGTGCCGGTGAGCCTGCCGCAGCGCAAGGGCGACCCCGTGCTGTTCTCCACCGACGAGGGGGTGCGCGGCGACACCACCGTGGAGACGCTGGCCGGTCTGCGGCCGGCGTTCGCCAAGGACGGCACGATCACCGCGGGGTCGGCGTCCCAGATCTCCGACGGCGCCTGCGCGGTCGTCGTGATGTCCAGGGACAAGGCCGAGGAGCTCGGTCTGCCGTGGCTGGCCGAGATCGGCGCGCACGGCAACGTCGCCGGGCCCGACAACTCGTTGCAGTCCCAGCCGGCCAACGCCATCGCTCAGGCCCTCGGCAAGCAGGGGCTCACCGTGGACGACCTCGACCTGGTCGAGATCAACGAGGCCTTCGCCGCGGTCGTGCTCCAGTCGGCCAAGGAGCTCGGCCTGCCGCAGGACAAGGTGAACGTGAACGGCGGCGGCATCGCGCTCGGCCACCCCATCGGCGCCTCCGGTGCGCGCATCGTGCTGACGCTCGCGCACGAGCTGCGCCGCCGCGGCGGCGGCACCGGCGCGGCGGGGCTGTGCGGCGGCGGAGGTCAGGGGGACGCTCTCATCATCACCGTCCCCGTGTCCTGA
- a CDS encoding alpha/beta fold hydrolase: MEIRASTVLPAVRQDIELHTADGLTLVGELALPPEGKPVATLVCLHPLPTAEGMMDSHVLRKAANRLPALAGVAVLRFNTRGTESARGRSEGAFEEGEGERFDVAAALEYTEFHDLPNPWLLGWSFGTELALKWGHDPLVQGAILLSPPLRRATDEDLDAWAAFGRPLVALVPEHDDFLRPQEARERFSRVPQAEVVAVDNAKHLWVGEPYVRIVLNEIVERVNPAAHPLPTDV, from the coding sequence GTGGAGATCCGCGCGTCGACGGTCCTTCCCGCCGTACGGCAGGACATCGAGCTGCACACCGCCGACGGGCTCACGCTGGTCGGCGAACTGGCCCTGCCTCCTGAGGGCAAGCCGGTCGCCACCTTGGTCTGCCTGCATCCCCTGCCGACCGCCGAGGGCATGATGGACAGCCACGTCCTGCGCAAGGCCGCCAACCGCCTGCCTGCTCTCGCCGGCGTCGCCGTCCTGCGTTTCAACACCCGCGGCACCGAGTCCGCGCGCGGCCGCTCGGAGGGGGCCTTCGAGGAGGGGGAGGGTGAGCGGTTCGACGTCGCCGCGGCACTGGAGTACACCGAGTTCCACGACCTGCCGAACCCGTGGCTCCTCGGCTGGTCCTTCGGCACCGAGCTGGCCCTGAAATGGGGTCACGACCCCCTGGTCCAGGGAGCCATCCTGCTGTCCCCGCCGCTGCGCCGCGCCACCGACGAGGACCTGGACGCCTGGGCCGCCTTCGGCCGTCCCCTCGTCGCGCTGGTCCCCGAGCACGACGACTTCCTGCGGCCGCAGGAGGCACGCGAGCGCTTCTCCCGTGTCCCGCAGGCCGAGGTGGTGGCCGTGGACAACGCCAAGCACCTGTGGGTGGGTGAGCCGTACGTCCGCATCGTGCTCAACGAGATCGTCGAACGCGTCAACCCCGCCGCGCACCCTCTCCCCACCGACGTCTAG
- a CDS encoding glucose 1-dehydrogenase: MQAFDLTGRNAFVTGASRGIGRAIALAYAEAGADLVLVSRSADKLAEVAKEVEAAGRRAHVIACDLTDRDAAAAAVGEAVETCGHLDIVVNNAGGSNFISQFKDLRLSGWDKLIRLNLDTVMTVCHAVAPHMLERGSGSVINISSVASLGAPFLAPYAAAKAGVVALTKSLAVEWAASGVRVNALCPGWTATDLSRALWEDESASRATTGNVPMARWGTPEEMAPAAVFLAAPASSYMTGQVLYVDGGLTAT, from the coding sequence GTGCAGGCGTTCGATCTAACCGGCCGGAACGCGTTCGTGACCGGCGCGTCGCGCGGCATCGGCCGGGCCATCGCACTGGCCTACGCCGAGGCGGGGGCCGACCTGGTGCTGGTGTCCCGGTCGGCGGACAAGCTCGCCGAGGTGGCCAAGGAGGTCGAGGCGGCGGGCCGCCGGGCCCACGTCATCGCCTGCGACCTCACCGACCGTGACGCCGCCGCGGCGGCCGTCGGCGAGGCCGTCGAGACCTGCGGCCATCTGGACATCGTGGTGAACAACGCCGGCGGGTCCAACTTCATCTCGCAGTTCAAGGACCTGCGCCTGTCGGGGTGGGACAAGCTGATCAGGCTGAACCTCGACACCGTGATGACCGTCTGCCACGCCGTGGCCCCCCACATGCTGGAACGCGGCTCGGGCTCGGTCATCAACATCTCCTCCGTCGCCTCCCTCGGTGCGCCGTTCCTCGCGCCGTACGCCGCCGCCAAGGCCGGCGTGGTGGCCCTCACCAAGTCCCTCGCGGTCGAATGGGCCGCCTCAGGCGTCCGGGTCAACGCGCTGTGCCCCGGCTGGACGGCGACCGATCTCAGCCGCGCGCTGTGGGAGGACGAGAGCGCCTCACGCGCCACCACCGGCAACGTCCCCATGGCCCGCTGGGGCACCCCCGAGGAGATGGCCCCCGCCGCCGTCTTCCTGGCGGCCCCGGCCTCCTCCTACATGACCGGACAGGTCCTCTACGTGGACGGCGGCCTCACCGCGACCTGA
- a CDS encoding ATP/GTP-binding protein, giving the protein MSPRRARRMDPSLGKDGRPLRPAEDALRGSERLESAPDGDWKVRQVSGAAPGKLYRCPGCDHEIRPGLPHVVSWPAWQGGESERRHWHTACWRKRMDRGPGRFRY; this is encoded by the coding sequence ATGAGCCCCCGCCGTGCGCGCCGCATGGACCCCTCGCTGGGGAAGGACGGCCGTCCCCTCCGGCCCGCCGAGGACGCGCTGCGCGGCTCGGAGCGCCTGGAGAGCGCGCCGGACGGGGACTGGAAGGTCCGCCAGGTCTCCGGCGCCGCCCCCGGCAAGCTCTACCGCTGCCCCGGCTGCGACCATGAGATCCGTCCCGGACTCCCGCACGTCGTGAGCTGGCCCGCCTGGCAGGGTGGCGAGTCCGAACGCCGCCACTGGCACACCGCCTGCTGGCGCAAACGCATGGACCGCGGGCCTGGCCGTTTCCGTTACTGA
- the mce gene encoding methylmalonyl-CoA epimerase produces the protein MLLRIDHVGIACHDLDEKIAFYEKVFDVTVVSREINEEQGVNEAMLHIADGEGGGSYIQLVQPLGPDTPVGRFLERRGEGIHHIAYGVPDLPKAIRQMEAIGVRVLDKEPRHGAMGTSIAFLHPKDVGGVLTELVESPRRQS, from the coding sequence ATGCTGCTGAGAATCGATCACGTCGGCATCGCCTGTCACGATCTGGACGAGAAGATCGCTTTCTACGAGAAGGTGTTCGACGTCACGGTGGTCAGCCGCGAAATCAATGAGGAACAGGGTGTGAATGAGGCCATGCTGCACATCGCGGACGGCGAGGGCGGCGGCTCGTACATCCAGCTCGTCCAGCCCCTCGGCCCCGACACGCCGGTCGGCCGCTTCCTGGAGCGCCGCGGCGAGGGCATCCACCACATCGCGTACGGCGTGCCGGACCTGCCGAAGGCCATCAGGCAGATGGAGGCCATCGGCGTGCGCGTGCTGGACAAGGAGCCCCGGCACGGGGCAATGGGCACGTCAATCGCGTTTCTTCATCCGAAAGATGTGGGAGGAGTGTTGACAGAGCTGGTGGAGTCCCCCCGGCGCCAGTCGTAG
- a CDS encoding 3-hydroxyacyl-CoA dehydrogenase family protein, translating to MGTAFRTVGVVGLGTMGAGIAEVFARAGLAVVGVEADEDALERGRSHLRRSTDKAVRRGKLTEDERETILGRVTFAGGLGALRDADLVVEAVPEIMDVKRALFAELDRVCAPAAVLATNTSSLAVTALAATTSRPGRVVGMHFFNPAPVMRLVEVVRTVVTDDGVAEDIADLARQAGKTPVVVGDRAGFVVNRLLLGYLNRAAGLLERRVASQHDIDTAMRVGAGLPMGPFALLDLIGLDTAHEICEVLFQETRDPSFAPSPLLRELVAAGTLGRKTGRGFATYTGEPPSPRSDEKPGRLNVASVCVTGERAGALQEKLDAIGFRCGEPEESDVVVALGHDRVAPLAGRLTRPERVVGVHLVGDRLAEVVCGVRTAPEAAEAVRGLLRLLGHTPVTSADRAGLVVEALTYPYLNDAVRMYDSGYATMDDIDDAMRLGCGYPAGPFETLDRLGLATVRDGLLALYEEYREPFLAPAPLLDRLVTAGVAGFRAR from the coding sequence ATGGGGACGGCGTTCCGTACGGTGGGGGTCGTCGGGCTCGGCACGATGGGGGCCGGCATCGCGGAGGTGTTCGCTCGCGCCGGGCTCGCCGTCGTCGGCGTGGAGGCCGATGAGGACGCGCTGGAGCGCGGCCGGTCCCACCTGCGCCGCTCCACCGACAAAGCCGTGCGGCGCGGCAAGCTCACCGAGGACGAGCGCGAGACGATCCTCGGCAGGGTCACCTTCGCCGGCGGGCTCGGCGCGCTGCGGGACGCCGACCTGGTGGTCGAGGCCGTCCCGGAGATCATGGACGTCAAGCGCGCGCTGTTCGCCGAGCTCGACCGCGTGTGCGCGCCGGCGGCCGTGCTCGCCACCAACACCTCCTCGCTGGCCGTCACGGCGCTCGCCGCCACCACCTCACGTCCCGGCCGCGTCGTCGGCATGCACTTCTTCAACCCCGCGCCGGTCATGCGCCTCGTCGAGGTGGTGCGCACGGTGGTCACCGACGACGGCGTGGCCGAAGACATCGCGGACCTCGCGCGACAGGCCGGCAAGACCCCGGTGGTGGTGGGGGACCGCGCGGGGTTCGTGGTCAACCGGCTGCTGCTCGGCTACCTCAACCGCGCGGCGGGGCTGCTGGAACGCCGGGTGGCGTCCCAGCACGACATCGACACCGCGATGCGCGTCGGCGCCGGCCTGCCGATGGGGCCGTTCGCGCTGCTGGACCTGATCGGACTCGACACCGCGCACGAGATCTGCGAGGTCCTGTTCCAGGAGACCCGCGACCCGTCGTTCGCACCGTCCCCGCTGCTGCGCGAACTGGTCGCCGCCGGGACGCTCGGCCGCAAGACCGGCCGCGGGTTCGCCACCTACACCGGCGAACCGCCTTCGCCGCGCTCCGACGAGAAGCCGGGACGGCTCAACGTCGCCTCGGTCTGCGTGACCGGCGAACGAGCGGGGGCCCTGCAGGAGAAGCTCGACGCCATCGGCTTCCGGTGCGGCGAGCCGGAGGAGTCGGACGTGGTCGTCGCGCTCGGCCACGACCGGGTGGCGCCGCTCGCCGGCCGGCTGACTCGGCCCGAGCGTGTGGTGGGGGTCCATCTGGTCGGCGACCGGCTGGCCGAGGTGGTGTGCGGGGTGCGCACCGCGCCTGAGGCGGCCGAGGCGGTGCGGGGGCTGCTGCGCCTGCTCGGCCACACGCCGGTGACGAGCGCCGACCGCGCCGGGCTCGTGGTGGAGGCGCTGACCTACCCCTACCTCAACGACGCGGTCCGCATGTACGACTCCGGTTACGCCACGATGGACGACATCGACGACGCCATGCGGCTCGGCTGCGGCTACCCCGCCGGCCCGTTCGAGACCCTCGACAGGCTGGGGCTCGCCACGGTGCGCGACGGCCTGCTCGCGCTGTACGAGGAGTACCGCGAGCCGTTCCTCGCTCCCGCGCCGCTGCTCGACCGTCTCGTCACGGCCGGAGTGGCCGGGTTCCGGGCCCGATGA
- a CDS encoding DivIVA domain-containing protein, with translation MQSSDIDAQLNNFFEDAPTREFDVVLRGYDRHQVHDHLKQIDTDLRQSREQVAALQRELSDSQRQLQEQERPTYSGLGARIEQLLRLAEEQATELVQAARAEANEIKAAAKVDAADLRAAAENEAAEKRALATREAEETRTTAEREAEEIRSTARRESDELTSTTEREVSKLRATADHEVAEKRADAEREIAKLRTTTEREVAQLRASTKRERDEVLTTAKRQADEMRAQAQRVLEESEAKRAQDEAEFEIQLAARREEAERQESERHATAQAATQKLVAEAEQRAATAEQRATKATQQAEQTRREADTHAKQLLANARKNADQLVAEAKSSAETIVSEAKSEAERNRTVAQRQVDELTRQRDSITSHLAQLRQLLGGAALPGMDEAPAVAAPAPKPALAATPVNDKPLPAPAAAPASQRAAAPAEDDSEWWQE, from the coding sequence ATGCAGTCCTCCGACATCGACGCCCAGCTCAACAATTTCTTTGAAGACGCACCCACGCGGGAATTCGACGTGGTTCTCCGTGGCTACGACCGGCACCAGGTGCACGACCATCTGAAGCAGATCGACACCGACCTGCGTCAGTCACGCGAGCAGGTCGCGGCACTGCAACGTGAGCTGTCCGACTCCCAGCGCCAGCTACAGGAGCAGGAGCGCCCGACCTATTCCGGTCTCGGCGCACGCATCGAGCAACTGCTCCGCCTGGCCGAGGAGCAGGCCACCGAGCTGGTCCAGGCCGCGAGGGCCGAGGCCAACGAGATCAAGGCCGCGGCCAAGGTCGACGCCGCCGACCTGCGCGCCGCCGCCGAGAACGAGGCCGCCGAGAAGCGTGCGCTCGCCACCCGTGAGGCGGAGGAGACCCGCACCACGGCCGAGCGCGAGGCCGAGGAGATCCGCTCCACGGCCCGCCGCGAGTCCGACGAGCTCACCTCCACCACCGAGCGCGAGGTCTCCAAGCTGCGTGCCACCGCCGACCACGAGGTCGCCGAGAAGCGCGCCGACGCCGAGCGTGAGATCGCCAAGCTGCGCACCACCACCGAGCGTGAGGTCGCACAGCTGCGCGCTTCCACCAAGCGCGAGCGCGACGAGGTGCTCACGACCGCCAAGCGCCAGGCCGACGAGATGCGCGCGCAGGCGCAGCGGGTGCTGGAGGAGTCCGAGGCCAAGCGGGCCCAGGACGAGGCCGAGTTCGAGATCCAGCTCGCCGCGCGCCGCGAGGAGGCCGAGCGTCAGGAGTCCGAGCGTCACGCGACGGCGCAGGCCGCCACGCAGAAGCTCGTGGCCGAGGCCGAGCAGCGGGCCGCCACCGCCGAGCAGCGGGCCACCAAGGCCACGCAGCAGGCCGAGCAGACCCGCCGCGAGGCCGACACCCACGCCAAGCAGCTGCTGGCCAACGCGCGCAAGAACGCCGACCAGCTCGTCGCCGAGGCCAAGTCCAGCGCCGAGACCATCGTGTCGGAGGCCAAGTCCGAGGCCGAGCGCAACCGCACGGTCGCGCAGCGCCAGGTGGACGAGCTGACCCGCCAGCGCGACAGCATCACGAGCCACCTCGCTCAGCTGCGCCAGCTCCTCGGCGGCGCCGCTCTGCCCGGCATGGACGAGGCTCCCGCGGTCGCGGCCCCCGCGCCGAAGCCCGCCCTCGCGGCCACCCCGGTCAACGACAAGCCCCTCCCCGCGCCTGCCGCGGCACCCGCCTCGCAGCGGGCCGCCGCCCCGGCCGAGGACGACTCGGAGTGGTGGCAGGAGTAG